The Dreissena polymorpha isolate Duluth1 chromosome 2, UMN_Dpol_1.0, whole genome shotgun sequence nucleotide sequence TTTACTACATGGTgctacatttaacataaatatggtGTTCAAAGAGCATATAACATCAGTTCGAACGGTGAACATATAAACGCACATGTTATAAGCATCAAGCGGATTATTTTCTGTATTTAATTTCAGGTGAGGGGTCGCAGGCTCGAAATTCGGCTTTTGCAGtgttttagttgtgagcgttagctcacaactaatgtagagaggcagtttttcaagtcagtctgcttttagctacgctaggaacgataactgcaagtaagTCTGCTGTAAGCTACGATAGGCACaataaccactgcctgtctgcactatcgcagtaaaattatgcagacgacgaatgctaggagcgtctgctctactactgcagtgtttGTATTTAATCattagtgtttaacagcttgtaagacgacattggccagtctaatgtttatcattaaaatctgtacatatttgctgcATTCAGGGAAAACGGAGTTGAATGTATGTcgaataagattagcctgtgcacactgattatcctgtgcaatgcgcacaagctaatcaaggacgacactttctgattttatggtgttttttgtttaaagacagtctctggtactggggtgacaattaatgcatatgcattaagcgccgttttcccAAAAATGaggcttaaattatcttttttattaatgatttggaaaacacacacacacatctaaacctgtgctttaagacacactctttataaatttcaatGGGATGTGTTCATATCAAACTTgctatataaaaagctataacataattttcaaaactgagttgcgtctaagattatacaacagcgaacaactttagtgccttcagcgctttgattttatatgcCTATATTGAGGTAAGAACTCTTGCTGGTATAACGTAATTGTTTTTGACATTTCGAAATAAAGTATTAACATAACCGTCAATTTTCATTGAATGTGTGATACAGTTTGGTGAATGTAAATGTAGATGTTGATAATAATTTGCAAACGCAAATGGgattttttgcataaatgtatAGTGGAGCTGATTactatattttacaataatactACATACTATACATACAATTTCAGGCCCATATCTTAAGCCCATATAGTGCATGAATATAGAATTTTGTTCTTGGTTTTAAAcaaagggacaatgaaaaaaatcaCGCACACGTATTTACACTCCCAAAACGTAAATTTGTAACAGTCCGCTTGCAATTCACGGTCGCGGGTTGCTGTAGCGATTAAACTGTTCGTCGTTGTCTGTGGCAACCATGACGTCTACTTGGTTGCAGGCCTCGTGCAAATGGATGTCACGTGACAGCGGCACGCAGTCCGGACAGAAGTGCTTAAGAAACACCCGCAACGCAATGACGGCGCCCATGATGAACGAAACGGCGCCCCCTGCCGCGCCGAACCCGATGGCTGCCAGGGAGCCGTGTACGTTCCGGTGGCGAGAGGCCGCGGAGCCGAACATGCCGGTTGCTATGACAACGAGTACACCTGAAACCGTAATGGCTTATACAATTTGACATACCGGCAAGTAAATACATAATCTAATTAAGAGTGCAGTCCAACATGACTTTATTGTAAACTGAGAACAACGGTCACCTGTCAACAACGATCGGCCTGGTTTTCCCCCGACGAAACTCCTTCTATATCACCCGAGAAAACCGTACACCTGTCTACAACGGCCAACGGCCACAACATTTCACTCACAAAGCCATACTTGACATGAGAATAGCGCTCACGAGTCACATGTGTTTGTATTATGACGACATGTGGATGATACGATAGTTCATTGGGCTATTTTCTTTAAAATCTTAATGAACTATCGAGTTTGAAGCCTAAACAATGAAGTAAATGTTTACCTTAATAAGACAACGAGTATCGAATCTTAAAAAGACAGCAAGTGTTAAACCTTAAAAAGGCAGCGAGTGATGAACTTTGACAAGACAACGAGTGATGAACCGTAACAAGGCAGCGAGTTTTAAACCTTATCAAGGCAACGAGTTTTGACCATAACACGGCAGCGAGTGTTGGACATTAACAAATCAGGGACTGTTGAACCTTAACAAGACAGCGAGTGTTGAACCTTAACAAGACAGCGAGTGTTGAACATTAACACAACAGTGATTGTTGGACATTAACAAGGCAGCGAGTGTTGGACATTAACAATACAGCGAGTGTTGGACATAAGCAAGACAGCGAGTGTTGGGCATTAACAAGACAGCGAGTGTTGAACCTTAACAAGACAGCGAGGGTTGAACCTTAACAAGACAGCGAGAATTAAACATTAACACGACAGCGAGTGTTGGACATTAACAAGACAGCGAGTGTTGAACATTAACAATGCAGCGAGTGTTGAACCTTAACAAGGCAGCGAGTGTTGAACATTAACAAGGCAGCGAATGTTGAACCTTAACAAAGACTGCGAGTGTTTAATCTTAATAGGGCAGCGAGTATTTAATCTTTACAAGACAGCGAGTGTTGAACCTTCACGAGACAACTAGTGTTGAACCTTAACAAGACAGCGAGTGTTGAACCATAACAAGGCAGCGAGTGTTGAACCTTAACAAGACGGCGAGTGTTGAATTTAAACAAGGCAGCGAGTGTTGAACCTTAACAAGACGGCGAGTGTTGAACATTAACAAGGCAGCGAGTGTTGAACATTCACAAGGCAGCGAGTGTTGAACCTTAACAAGACAGCGAGTGTTGAATCTTAATAGGGCAGCGAGTATTCAATCTTTACAAGACAACGAGTGTTGAACATTTACAAGGCAGCGAGTGTTTAACCTTAACATGGCAGCGATAATTGAACCTTTACAAGGCAGCGAGTGTTGTACCTTAACACGGGCAGCGAGTGTTGAACCTAAACAAAACAGCGAATGTTAAATCTCAACAAGACAACTAGTGTTGAACCTTAACAAGACAGCGAGTGTTGAACCTAACAAGACAGCGAGTGTTGAACCTAACAAGACAGCGAGTGTTGAACCTAACAAGACAGCGAGTGTTGAACCTAACAAGACAGCGAGTGTTGAACCTAACAAGACAGCGAGTGTTGAACCTAACAAGGCAGTGAGTGTTGAACCTTAACAAGACAGCGAGTGTTGAACCTAACAAGGCAGCGAGTGTTGAACCTAACAAGACAGCGAGTGTTGAACCTAACAAGACAGCGAGTGTTGAACCTAACAAGACAGCGAGTGTTGAACCTAACAAGACAGCGAGTGGTGAACCTTAACAAGACAGCGAGTGTTGAACCTAACAAGACAGCGAGTGTTGAACCTAACAAGACAGCGAGTGTTGAACCTAACAAGACAGCGAGTGTTGAACCTAACAAGGCAGCGAGTGTTGAACCTAACAAGACAGCGAGTGTTTAACCTAACAAGGAAGCTGATTCGGAGATGCGTTTTCCGCGTTTATAGTATTGTCTGTTTGAAGAAAATCTCTTTTAATCATTCATCCACTGTACACTTAAATGCTATTTTTGGTAAGCCTGTACTGCGCATAATCATCTTAGACGCCCTGTACATTCATGCTTCCCaaaaaacactctagaagtataTAATATTAGCGCTCACATACATGACAGAAATGATCCGAATGCCGCCAGGATGAGGCCGACATTGCTAGGCTGTTCTTTGAACTTCTTCGATACTGTCTGTTGACGGCGTTTCCAGCACGGCCACAAAACGACAATGGCCCCGAACAGTCCCACAGTGTACAGACCCTCTGTGTCACGCACTGTCTCCATGTCCAACACTGTAACGGGGAAACAGGGGAAGTTTTCAATAATTAAGTCGCgatctgagaaaacggggcttaatgcatgtgcgtcaagtgtcatcccagataagcatgtgcaggctaatcagggacgaaactttccgctgttGTGGTATTTTTCGTATAAAGTTGTCTATTCATAGCGACAATCAAGTTTTTGCGGtaagtgttgtgcctgattagcctgtgcaagtgCATTATGCCCCGTTATTCTAGAGCGAGTCTtaattttttaatactttttaattgattattacatgtaataatatacttGAAAGCGACTGTACATAATAACATTATGAAACTATTTACTTTCTCTAACATGAGTGTGTTTGTCGGAAACTACCTTTCATAAGTATTTAAATTTTGGATTTGTTTGTCTTTATGCGATTGCATAACGTTTCATTGACTTCTGTTGCGTAAAAtcgtttttgtttatattctcagacatgtgtttatttttcttCTCTTTTTTGTAATTAATGCAGTATTGCCTAAGCTTTCAACTGTtctatatcatttttttaaatacttacaagaacaattgcaaaaaaatacaagtaaagttgtccatttattgcatttaaacaataaagtgatataatttttaatataaacactcACATAACGGCACTCCGTCAAACGTGTGGTTGGCATTGAGCCAGTTGTACAGCTGGTAGTAGGTCCGAGTACTGCACGACCAGCGTTCCTCGTAGCACTGGGTCACGTACCACAGCGCATAGTCCTGCGCAACTTTCAGCCGGGGATCATACACGCGCAGCCAGTTGGGCAGGAAGAAGCCGAGCAGCTGCAGGATGGCGGCAGCGGCGAGCAGGATGAGGATCAGCGTCGCCCAGCGTCGCTATGTAACCCGATGCATCCCTTCTGGTACCGAAAGCGGTGTTGTTTGAGCGCTCACTACAGGCGTGTTCCGGTGTGCCTAACGTTGCCTATGGTGTCTTGTAGAACCTATGAAGGTACAAAGATTGGTCCTGCAAGTGTTATACGCAAAATTGCCAAAAGGCGTGTGTAACAGAGTTAGCTGTGTTCCGCTGACTGGGTGCGTTTCCCCGTGCATGTGAGTACAGTTATTATGTACTTTGTGTAATTTGTGTTCAGTCTACTAAAAGCGTCCTTAACGATGTCCGTAAGTATCTTGGGCTTCACTCAGAGTCCTTCACGATGCCCGTTAGTATCTTGGTCTTCACTTAGAGTCCTTCACGATGCCGTTAGTATCATTGGCTTCACTTAGCGTCCTTGACGATGCTCGTAAGTATCTTGGGCTTTACTTAGCGTCATTCACGATGCCCGTAAGTATGTTGGCCTTCACCTACCGTCCTTCACGATGCTCGTAATTATCTTAGGGCTTCACTTAGAGTCCTAAATGAAGCCCGTAATTATCTTGGGCTTCACTTAGCGTCCTTCACGATGCTCGTAAGTATCTTGGGCTTCACTTAACGTCCTTCACGATGCTCGTAAGTATCTTGGGCTTGACTTAGCGTCCTTCACGATGCTCGTAAGTATCTTGGGCTTCACTTAGCGTGCTTCACGATGCTCGTAAGTATCTTGGGCTTGACTTAGCGTCCTTCACGATGCTCGTTAGTATCTTGGGCTTCACTTAGCGTCCTTCACGATGCCCGTTAGTATATTGGCATTCACTTAGCGTCCTTCACAATGCCCGTACGTATCTTGGCCTTCACTTAGCGTCATTCACGATGCCCGTAAGTATCTTGGCTTTCACTTAGCGACCTTCACGATGCCTGTAATTACGCGGGTACCAGGCTGTATAAGGTCAGTTGTGTTTATTTGGCTCTGTATTTTTCTCACTTTTTTTAAGTATTAgggcttattttgctttaaatttttgtttcaaaCCTGAGTCATATTCTCATTCTTTGCAATAGTAAATTAACCTGGCCAGTGGGATTTCTATTTAGTGCTTAACAAACATTGATAACTTCAGGTTTATAAAAAATCTTTTCAATACACATAGTCGCCATTAGTCTGTTCATGGGTGATTGATTTCTGACCATCACGGATATCTGCTGACCGATTGTCCCATTTAACTGACAATGCTCGAGCAAACGGATTTTGCTTTTCACGAGTTTCTCTCTTCGTAAATACCAGTCACTTGGTCTatcaacaataatttttaataatagcGCTTTACATGTACAAGCACAACTTGACTGTTTTAGCTCAGCCGACACCGCTTACTGCCCTTAGTTAGTTCTTAGTTTTATGCTAGAATTATGATCAgttgttttgatgtttgattCATGTCAGCGGGCTGAGTTCACACAGTAGTGACAGCACCCCATGTTGCTCGAGTTCATTGCGGAATAAAGAGCCAAATAACACAACGCTTACTATTAGATAAATGTCTTACCCAGTTTAGCTGCTTGATGTGTATACACAAATGTACTATATGAGCAACTGTGTCTCCCTAGTTGTACATGTCCCCGTCTCTGCCTTCTTTTTGTGAAGTATATTTAAGCCAAGATGTCAGGCAGCAAGGTCGACGCCTCGACTCCCAAAACGAGCGACGGAGTGATGTCTCGCCAAGATCGGAAGCGCATGAGGCCGGCGATTGGGTCGGACTCTTCCGTCGACGGGGAGCTGTCCTATTTAGACCTGGACACTGGTCGGGTGTTGTCCGAAAACAAAACAGGGAACATGATGTTATCCTCAACTGCATATGACATGATGATGAGTAAACTTCTATCGTTTGAAAAGGGCTTTGAAAAACTTCAGAAACTTGACAGACTTGACAGCATAGAAATATGTGTTAAAACTATGTCCGTGAAAATGCAGGACTTCGAGCAACGTCTAAATACCAATGAGAAAACAACCAGTGAACTGAAAGATTCTGTTTCATTCATGAGTGACCAATTCGATAAAGTAGCAGTAAGTTGTGCCCAGAACTTAAGTAATATCGCCAAATGTGACTCTgatctgaaaactttaaaacacgAGAACGACGAATTGCGCAGTGCTCTTTCAAGCCTTAATGCCTTGAATAAATCTTTGAAAGATGATCTTTTGGACTTGAAATGTAGAAGTATGCGAGATAACTTGATATTCACAAATATCCCAGAAAATTTCCAGATGGGTGATGGTGGCCGGAGATTCGAAGATACAGAAACAGAACTGACTAAGTTTCTTACGCAGAAACTTCAGATAACCGGATTACAGTTCGAACGCGTACATCGGATCACGCCCGCTAGAAGTAACACGTCGAGACAGGAGCCGCGCCCGATTGTTGCAAAATTTACACTCTTTAAGGAGCGTGAACGCGTCCGACGCTCTGGCTACAAACTGGCGGGTACGAACTTTGGAATCAATGAACAGTTTCCGGAAGAAATAGAGCAGAACCGCAGGAAGCTCTATCCACTATTACGCCAACTACGACGTGAAAACGAACGTGCAGTTCTTGTTAAGGACAGGCTCCTCGTTAATGGCAAAGAAATCCGACCTGAGGACCTTCCGCATTCTCAGCCACAAGATGCGCCTCCCCGTCCCTGGAGGCAGAATGCGATCCCCCGCCCCTGGGGGAACAGTGCGGCTCCTAGCCACCAGCGACAGTATACGACCCCCCGTACCGACCAGAGTCCACAGCGGACTCCAGCTACCCAGCCCGGAAATAGCCAGCGCGAATCCGAACAGTCAGCGTC carries:
- the LOC127866471 gene encoding uncharacterized protein LOC127866471 isoform X1; amino-acid sequence: MHRATERRWATLFLILLAAAAILQMLGFFLPNWLRVYDPRLKVAQDYALWYVTQCYEERWSCSTRTYYQLYNWLNANHTFDGVPLLLDMETVRDTEGLYTVGLFGAIVVLWPCWKRRQQTVSKKFKEQPSNVGLILAAFGSFLSCVLVVIATGMFGSAASRHRNVHGSLAAIGFGAAGGAVSFIMGAVIALRVFLKHFCPDCVPLSRDIHLHEACNQVDVMVATDNDEQFNRYSNPRP